The DNA sequence gtagagctctccgcggtgaacgcgtggccgcaaacggagcggcaatcggagctctagatcaaaagttatggtggtttgaagatcaagtgagagaaagaacttgagagagtgttcttcctcccctctcttcaatttcagcgtgtttgagtgtgttgtgaggagagagagtgctgaaaactagggttttggtttagttatgttgggccaagggcccactttgggtccggttggcccggtttggcccgttcggtccaatcttggtccgaattctataaaattggtaccgaaattctcgtctcaatttcctctatcatattaagccataaaaatatcatttttggctttctagaataaattctcatatatgggttaattagccgttaattaaccgggtcttacatgcTTCCCCGAATTTCTTCCCTATAAGCGTCATTGTTGTTTTCATGTTCCGAACATCAAGGCTGTGTTTGCTTTTAGAGACAGGACAGAACATGACACTGAAACGGAGACAATAGgaccaagacactaaaaattatcttttgtgtattgtgtttggatacgatagacaagacactaatgtaatgtctaatattatgtttggatacacatggacaagactaaaatattatatgaaatgactaaaatagccctgtgattccaaattttctacatcaatacaaattaatttaataaaaaatgagagtacATAGGAGTACAGACGGAACTTGAAAAAAAGTCAAATTTAAAGAggcaaaaaattttaatcaaaaaatatattagtatttatattaaaataaaatttataaatataattattttattttaaaatttattattaatatgtaggaatacatatggttaagattaacaaaaaaaataaatttgagtttgattaataaaaaattttgtttaagttaataagtcaaattaattttaaataaaaaattaattttaaaaaaattcatttttacatgaaaaaacaattagtttttgcatataaaaatctatttttatttaaaaaaatattttttttatctaaaaattgatttttctttataaaaaatggatttttttttaaattatataaaatcaattacaatttataaattattttttagcattttaaaagatcaattttacttttgctaatatttatctttcaaaaattttaagattaattatttttgttattatttttattacaaatcaaataatataatataaggttaaaatggtattgaagtaaaacgataaaaagaaaagaattatctacccccaataaaaaattctacagAAAAGAGAGAGTACCTggaaaagaaagagatagaggaagaacacaaagaaaaaaaaagtatctcTGAACAACgcaataggaaaaataagaaggggtaatagtggaaaaaaaggaaaacaaaatttataaaattgtccgtgtccactcttccaaattccgtgtccatcattgtccttcgtgaaagagtggacacaaaagtataaaaaactgtctCGAAGACAATATGTTCACTGTCCATGTCTCTGattccaaacactttttaaacaagtgtTGTCCATGTCTCCGTGTCCTGCCCCCGAAAACAAACACTACCCAATAGTCCTTACCATTGACTACCCCTGCCTTGTTTTCTCTCGCCATGTTATCACTGTCCTGCATCAATAAGGCAGTGTTTGATTGATATATATGTCTATCAGAAACATAGACATGAAGGTACATGTATAGTGTTTGTTTTGTAAGACATAAATTTATAAAGGACACGCTTACACACACTTACACACTAAAGACATATAATTTGTATCTCTTTAAAATGGTGAGACACTTATTTTTAAAAGTAGACACAAATTATACCATTTGTTTAGACAATTCACCCttactaaatttataaaattcgTAACACTATCCTCCTTCCTATTTCATCCCCTTCCACTCCTTCTTTCTCAGGGAGTCTCAAATCCTCTATTTTGCCACCtccatctttctcttcttcttcatcttggtCTATTCCTATTTCAAGATAGTTAAATTTTTTCTCTTCCTCATCTTCATCTTTGTCTATTTccctttattcttcttcttctttagctATTCTCCCACCTCTTCTATTTTTTGTTGCATCTACTTTTGTTTATGCTTAAATCCGCCATTGTTGCTGCTCCGTGTCGCATCTACAATCGTCTCTAATGCCATTAGCTTTCAGATCTgccattcttcttctcttttttctcgaTTTATTTCTGCCTTTGCCTCTCTTGTTTAAGATCTTCGTCATTTTCATCATCTTCGAGCTCGAGGTTACAACAATCGCTACTAGCCTTGCTGGTGGATCTTTAATTAAACTAAAGATGTAAGGAAGACCTTGCAGTTGTTGGAGATAAATAGCTAGGACCATTTGTTGATGGAGTGTtctttgcttttgtttttttttttttataaaaagttatttaatctattttatttatctaaattttgaTTAATGTTTGTTAAATATCTTaggttattttatttaactaatttcttttaggataaagtatactttttgttcctgaagtttggcaaaaattttaaaaatactcttaagttttattttgttttaattttgtcctacaaattttttatttgcatcaaatatacactcaacagctaaattttcaaaatatttaagaccaatctaataataatgtatgcaaattatgcttgatttgcttatgttgagggttgttcttatgaaattattgttaaattggtcttaaatttttttaaaaattagccgtcaaagatatatttgatgcaaataaaaaatgtttaggacaaaattgaaacaaaataaaacttaaaagtatttttaaaatttttgtcaaactttaggaataaaaaatatactttacttttttttattagttcAAAAGTTATTAACAGTGGTAAAAAAATGAAGGTGGTTGTTTAGACAGTGACAGAAAAAAAGTGATAACGATAATGGTGGTATAATGGTATttattgataatgataatattaaGGGTAAAACACCTCAATAAACTAAATGTACATCAATATTATCTAAATGTCTCAAACCAGAAAATACAACGCCACAGTCTCAAAatacatttctatataaatcgaattgattaaatttgatttaacgAAACACGTAGTAAATTGAATCCAATGAATTCGAATTAGGTGAAAAATGTTgttgaatgaaaataaaataaaatgaattcgAACTAAGTGTATAGTTAAAATGCTAATAAATCGAATGGATTGACTTCGATTTACATATTTGTTTCGTCTCCCATAATTCAAATCTAATGGATTCGATTTGTATGAACTTTAgttataaaatttttgttttgaaaaataatttattaaattaatttttaaaagataatttttaaataaacttttagtAGACCAGAACATGTCTGTCCAAGTTTTAGTGATTGCAACACGTGTTTTCTACATATGCAAAAGGAACATAACATTCGTCATATACAAAAAGTAATTATCCTCTGGTTTTCGTAGTACTGAAGCAATTGCATAGtaacattttttgttttgttttggttaTGCATAGTAACTTTATTTACTTGTATACAAGTCAAAATAGATACAAACATATATAAGATTCActgttctattcaattcaataCAATACAGTAATTATCGTTCTCCATTTATTTTTCAACTAGACAAGCTGATAAGTCTAAATTTCATTCCCACAATCAATTCAATCACAAATTACAAACACAAGCATGACACGAAACACACATTCAATTCAAATGCGAACATGATCTAAGCAACTCTTGTTGTCCAATGCATTGCTTTGCTGAAGATTCATATAATCTCTATATTTAATGGCTTGATATAAAGGGAGATCATGCTCCCCAAGCAGCTGAGTTGCAGGGCCAAAAGTGTCGTCAAGCGGTGGCCCATGTGCCGCACCTATGGTAATTCTTGTACCTTTATTATTCACAATAGCACGATGTATGTTGCTCTTGTATTTTCCATTGGTCAGTATCTGAGCATTAAATAATTCATCATAAACAATcaactatatatattttaaaataattttcatggACTAGATGCCAAAAGTAGTTTATATTTGTTAGTTTTGAACAACCAAACTATATAGACAGTACTGTATATGGATGTATTTAATATCTTCATGAAAAAGTTTAATCACGTGAAAACTTTTTATTATGCTGTTATAAATATATACAGATCGATAAAGAAATTAGTTaaaggataaaatatatattattttagtttctatCATTTAAACTAAATTCTAATTTCAtctctaatattttatatattttattttatctcaaaTGTCTTATTTTATCTTGGTTTAATTCTTtagtcaaaatttaaaatcttttttctaaaaatactCTTTTGTTCCGTATGATTTTCTTTTAAGTAACGGCaaaaattgtaattatttttgttccgtatgattttcttttttctaaaaatactCTTTTAGTGTGATTCTAGTGAAACTAGCTGAATAATAAAAGTAAGaaggaaaaaaatttaattttaattacagaactaaaataagatgaaataaaaaatttggaataaaaataagatattttaaacaTGGTAGATTTTAGTATGACTATGCTATAGTAACTATagtaattatgtaaatgttgttaaaattaaagtcgttttttttaacattttaggAACACTTTTTTGAAGTAATACTATTTTAACGAGTTGTTTAACAATAAACAGTGTGACTTTAATTTTAGCAATATTTTTTGAAGTACTATAgtcactataattttttttttgtgtgacaTAATCACCGTAATATAATCCTACTAAAATGATCCTTTAAATGTTAGgaagaaaattaagaataaacgTTAAAGAacttaaatgatattttttttataaataaattgaatgaaaaagtgaatattgtttttttttaaataatatttttttataaataaattgatgAAAAAGTGAatattgctatttttttttttggtttggggGTCTTGAGTGAATATTGCTTTACCTCCATGTGATCCCCAGTGTTAACTAGAAAGGAGTTGGGTAAAGGTTGGATAGGGATCCACTTGCAATTATGAAGAACTTGAAGCCCTTGAAGATCATTTTGCAACAATAAGGATAGAAGCCCATGATCTGAATGTGGAGGTAGACCCATTGCTAACTCAGGCTTAGGACAAGGTGGGTAAAAGTTAATAACAAATATTTGGAAGCCCGATTCATAATTGATCACTTTGTGTATGTAGTTTTCCTCTTGGCCCAAGCTTATTGATATTCCTTTTAGTAACTCTCCAACGATCTCCCTACTCGTTTTGCAATATGTTTCTATGATTTTGCTGCAAAAATTTAATGAAAaccaacataaataaaaatactaatttattcaggtaaaaaaaaaaactaatttatctTCGAAGAGTAGTCAGTctcaaattattcaaattttaaagaaaatggcAAAGAGGCTTTCTCATAAGGATATAATGAATATATCACAAAGTTAGttgaagaaattaattttagtgtTTTCTCTTTTCAAAATCGAGTATTGGACGTTAACCATAGACCTAAAACAGGGAACAGTATAATTAAATCTTTGCTCAATCAAACctcctaataaaatttatattaacaaCAAATTAGTCAAAATCTCGAAATTATGAAATAGATAAAACCAGCTAAATAATAGTCGCTTGTTGAATTTGTACCTGTGTTTTATAGGAAACTAAATGATCTTATTTTATATATgcattaatttattaactaatgacaaaacctaaaataaaatttacattaaCAACAAATTAATCTTTGCAtaccaaattaaaaaattccacagaaaacaaaaaagatacaGTGGATCTAATGTATTAAAAATCAATTAGTTTTGTTTAACGTGCAATTCAAGTGATGAGTGGATTATTGAATCATTAATCGCTATCACGCTCTTCTTTATTTTACTAGCCGACACCGATAGAATTAGTAAATTTttcgtaaaaataaaataatatttttcaaaacaaataaaaaaacttCAAATacacaaatatatcttttttaggGGACTGAAAAATCgggtttgttttatttttttctttaaattcaaataaaataatcaaaattaaaattaaaaattttcaatttgtaatttataaTATGTTAATCTCGTCGGttagttttaatatttatattattttgaattttaattgttaatagtaaacttttaaaacatAACAGACCCTGCAAAATCAGGTTGCATTGGGTCCCAAATTTGGGCCTAAATCCCTTCTtccaaaaaacaaataataaaataaaataaaataaaaaatatgtatttgtgTATTTAATGTCTTTTTTATTTAGTcagcaaaataaatatttttttttattttgttggaaaatacattatttttatcttttaatattattaatatgcagtcaaattaataaaatatatatgggTGGGTTTGATTTCATTGTTATCATTTGGAGCACTTAGTTAAAAAAGAATAACAGAATTTTCAAGAATCAagaatcaaattaatttattttatctgttTAGTACTTTTTGTTAAGACGTTAATGCTTTACcttattgtgttgagctttttatttcaaaaaaaaaaaaaaaggttagctTTGTGTAATTAAGCTGCGAAAAATAGAAATTATATAAACTATATACAGTACTGATGAAAATTTTATGTTAATGGAGTAGGTAGAAAGGGGCAAATGCCTGTAAATTGATTTTGTTGATATTCTAGaacctaaatttaaaaaaaaaaaaaaaaaaaaaaaaaaaacactttattGTATATTACCTAAACGCTCCTTTGAAATTATTGAGTCTAGCTGAACTAGTAAGCTCTTAATAATTGAATTGACAAACagatgaattttaaattaaacacgGTACACACATCAAaagaccaaaaaaataaaaataaaaaagctatttgcatcataattattttaaaaaattaaataaaaaatcagccTTCAATAGAAAGTTATCTTATTTAACATTCTTTATTTAATTACCGCTAACTTTATTTTTCATTCCTTAATTACTAGACTAACTAAAAATGATCTTATTTAacttaatgataataatatgCAATTATTTTGATccaaagataattaaaaaatataaaataagataattttaaattattttagattaatttttattgtCTTCAAACATTTTTACAAtgctaaaaaaaccaaaaaattaaatttattttatttaatttaatatttataattttaggtaatattcataattatatatttattataataaattatttaattatttcagtgataattaaaaatattaaataaaataaataataatttaaaatataaaataattttagactgATTGGTactgatttttttattagttttcaattatttttgtgattaTTAGTTGTGGTCCGTAATAACAAACGGTCATAATATTGGTATTAATAACTACAATTACAATTGTCAAATTTACttactttctgttttttttttcattgcaatATAATGATaatcacaatttaaaattatgcaaTAAATGTATGATAAAAATTTacgtaattatttttatatgaaattgatATTTGAGAATTGTCATTATCTAACATtctcaattattaattttaaatgaaGACAACTGTGTGAGTTTTACTTAAATATATTATTGTTGGTTTTtcggttaattattattatttattagcgAGAGAGTCATACCTAAAACCTGTGGGCTTGAGTGGAGCATGAAAACGAGGATGAACATGGCATTTGAGATAATCCCTCCACAATAGGTTCTTTTCCACATTGACATTGAAGCTTGTCCCACACTTTATTGGATCCAATATATTCCCTCCTTCATATTGCTTTCTATCTTGCTCAGGCAAATCATAAAAGCTTTGGCTTGCCCTAAGCAGCTCCTCCCTCAGTGTCTCTGACACTCCATGATTGATAAGCTGCAATATTAGTCAAGAATTCACAAGTGTTTTATCATTGATAGAAGTTAACAGAATGGAACTCTTCTTTTTAATTCTATTCATTGATTATAAATGGCAGCAATGGGATTATAATAATATAGTTGAAttactttatatatgtatttacatGCATGTGATAGTTGTGGCTGTTTTTCAAATACATTATTGTAATGTTACAAGGAaaaagaacattttttttttacctttgttGATtgtccaaattaaaaaaaaaaaagggtttgtTGTCGGTCgataattgattaaaaagattGCCTTCTTTTAAAAAACTAGCTACAATTTACATACCAAAAAAATACGTACGttcaagaataaaataaataatcaatatgatcctttaatatatatatgtaaCTATAAATTTAAAAGGATAATTACGTAAAAACGCAAAAAaacttttatcttttcaaatgaTTTTGTAACAGTCGATAAATTATTTTTGAGGAAATTGCAATTCAATCGGTTAAAAATATAAACATTCATAATCATGTGCCTCTTTttatcataaatttttaaaagaagtaATATAGTATCATAATATAATATTAGAACTTCTGTGATTTAAAAGTCTGAAATTCGGTATTTGTTGATctcaaaaagcataaaaaaatcaTATGCACAAGATTTATGgaaactgcaaaaaaaaaaaattgtgccagaaatatTACTATTCATGTATTTCTTTATATCAACTTAAACTTTTGAAAGAAGTAGTATCATGACACGCATAATcaaaccttatatatatatatatatatatatatatatatatatatatatatatatatataatatttgaggTTGAATATTGTTACCATAAAGAAACCCCAGTGGGTGCAGGCATGGCCTAATTGTTGGATTGCCTTAGAACGGTCAGAGGAATTGGAAGAGATAAGCTGTGAAAAGTCAATCGTTGGAATTGTAATATTTTGAGCTTCTTCATCGTCCAAAATAATGTATTTCTCATCGctattatttttcagatacacATATTCTGAGGGAAGACCCACcacactactactactactactactagatGATTCTGCTAACTTCTTAGCACTGAACAtctctcttttttgttttaatcTCCAAAAGGGGGATGATGCTGGTCTTTGATGGCGGGGTTGtgtgaaatatatatattatcgagCAAAGTTGtcataaattaattataagaacGTGACTTGGTTTGTCTATATATTATACTCAGGACAAATCACGCGTGCctcttatatatattaaatcatCTTTTAATatagacaccaaaaaaaataatcttttaatataattagctaGTTTTGcaaaagtaaattgacaacacTGGTTAAAAACAAGCATATTCAAAATGAATTTgcatcttctaatttttttttttacttgagaaaataaaatataattttttatttttaaattttttttaatatttttttcacttataaaataaataataaaaaatcatattttatcttttcaagtgaaaaacaaaatttaaaaaatctgaattcatttaaaattaattattaaattatccacacttataaaatatatgttggttGTTAATTTAGtaacttattttttatagttaatttttagtatatatagtattttttagataaaataatGTATAATATAAAAGCATTGAATTTATTTTATCTTCAATAATCACTACATAACTGCATCATTGCTAGTTATTAGATGGGTTAAATAATAATAGTTAgggtaaaatatcatttttgatcCAACAATTAGATTGAGTAATAATATTGTTATTcctaacattttctttttgtcataATTGTGTCTCACACATTTTCACTATGACAAAATTACGTATTAATTATTGGAtttattggcaaatttttaatataaatatgaatataatttattttgccgtcgattttattatCAGACGAACTCATTGACGAATAAACTCATTTATTATTGTCGTATTTTTCTCACGCAAAATCCAACATATAGTTTCGATGTTTATTATCtttaaaatataatgaaaatgtAACTTTCGGATATATTTAATAGAACATTCGacaaaaataggaaaaatattttaaataaaatccatctttctaaatatttattgtttttattaaaacattaaataaatgttagaaaatatattttttaatttatttatagacaatacatatattaattatcacaaattaactattttatattatattatttatttaacggTGATCTCAATTATTGTGATTAAATAAATCATTATTATTctgatttagaattaaatgaaaataaagatatgctattttatttagattttaggGTTTAATATGTGTCACAcccacactcaaatataaatagtaattCAGGGTTTTGGTCCCCAACATATCAAAGCTTCTATGAGAGGAGTTGCTGCGATTGAGCCTTAACAAAAATATAGAAAGCTTTGGTTGAAGAAGACCGAAATAAATCTTCTATAACTTttataaatacaaatacaaatatacTTTTGAATCATAATATaaatttttgataatttaatatggatgatctaaattattataaaattatttgttccaacaatattaaaaaaagaaatcatttttgttttatttaaacaattaataaaaatgtCAACAGTACAACttaaaaaaaagtcaataacaataaaaaaaaatacactcaaatgcacaaaatgaaaaaaagaattaTCAAATGAAATAAACGATGTAGTAAACTACAGTACCTTGTAATAATTAGCATCGTCCTCTTGGCCATCCTCCTGCAACTGAATGTTAATCCTACcattaactaaataaaaa is a window from the Arachis hypogaea cultivar Tifrunner chromosome 17, arahy.Tifrunner.gnm2.J5K5, whole genome shotgun sequence genome containing:
- the LOC112767450 gene encoding 2-oxoglutarate-dependent dioxygenase 19 produces the protein MFSAKKLAESSSSSSSSSVVGLPSEYVYLKNNSDEKYIILDDEEAQNITIPTIDFSQLISSNSSDRSKAIQQLGHACTHWGFFMLINHGVSETLREELLRASQSFYDLPEQDRKQYEGGNILDPIKCGTSFNVNVEKNLLWRDYLKCHVHPRFHAPLKPTGFSKIIETYCKTSREIVGELLKGISISLGQEENYIHKVINYESGFQIFVINFYPPCPKPELAMGLPPHSDHGLLSLLLQNDLQGLQVLHNCKWIPIQPLPNSFLVNTGDHMEILTNGKYKSNIHRAIVNNKGTRITIGAAHGPPLDDTFGPATQLLGEHDLPLYQAIKYRDYMNLQQSNALDNKSCLDHVRI